A window of the Bactrocera neohumeralis isolate Rockhampton unplaced genomic scaffold, APGP_CSIRO_Bneo_wtdbg2-racon-allhic-juicebox.fasta_v2 cluster09, whole genome shotgun sequence genome harbors these coding sequences:
- the LOC126764178 gene encoding uncharacterized protein LOC126764178 translates to MNDLPCLQRHCRDTGKLINILIDTGATNNYISTKCNLEPADNCTIKILEDKTAQCETTHENNAKLRILENGYILTDYQHTWNNMHISGPKLIHFNESTNIDNMTYYNHQRQLREIIHNQHNEKLEVLRILSSNSIYKFSNIQTLSTFLIPIVENPVHFTFFIIIGFLTLVVTTYGMVHLCRYRVNRRMLHRQRQIDEIYEVELNRLQQQQSVAA, encoded by the exons ATGAACGATTTGCCGTGTCTGCAACGCCACTGCAGGGATACAGGCAAACTTATTAACATCCTGATTGATACTGGAGCAACAAACAACTATATAAGTACAAAATGTAACTTAG AACCCGCTGACAAttgtactataaaaatattagaagacAAAACAGCACAATGCGAAACAACCCACGAAAATAATGCTAAACTTCGCATCCTAGAGAATGGATACATTTTGACAGATTACCAGCATACTTGGAACAACATGCATATATCAGGCCCTAAATTGATACACTTCAATGAATCCACGAACATCGATAACATGACATATTACAATCATCAAAGACAACTCAGAGAAATAATACACAATCAACACAACGAAAAACTTGAAGTACTCCGTATCCTTTCTTCAAACTCAATATACAAATTCAGCAATATCCAAACACTCTCAACATTTTTGATACCTATTGTAGAAAATCCAGTACATTTTACGTTCTTCATCATAATAGGATTCCTTACTTTAGTAGTCACCACTTACGGTATGGTACACCTCTGCCGATATCGCGTAAATAGAAGAATGCTTCACAGACAAAGGCAAATTGACGAAATATACGAAGTCGAATTGAATCgtcttcaacaacaacaatctgtAGCAGCATAG
- the LOC126764040 gene encoding uncharacterized protein LOC126764040 translates to MLPVPDADHKFLQIYFMGNQDVEVDTRCGHNPTVKRIIVQQLQTFLHENNELVKMFKMALDRMPSDSHNIVIRADKTPAGEHARRFNSPTIDEVAIVVVGENLQSRDIVLHRRNNELKRVYETHRAYDALQYPLIFWQGEDGYHFNIKMVNPTTGADTHKKVSAMNYYAYRLMIREGEVNHILMCQRLFHQYAVDMYVKIETERLTYIRLNQQQLRSEEYIHLRDAINADGNVNNVGRMTILPATYIGSPRHMHEYAQDAMSYVRKYGRPDLFITFTCNPQWIEIKKELLHNQTPLDRHDITARVYKQKLKSLMNFITKHRVYGQVRCWMYSVEWQKRGLPHAHILVWLVDKIRPEEIDSIISAEIPDETVDPKLHTIVTKHMIHGPCGVFNNSSPCMIDGKCSKRYPRNLLAETISGIDGYPLYRRRSVEDGGRSVDVKIKGQDFHVDNRWIVPFSPILSKTFEAHINVEFCNSVKSIKYICKYVNKGSDMAMFAVTNTNDEVSHYQMGRYVSSNEAIWRIFSFAIHERHPTVLHLAVHLENGQRVYFNPNNAVDRAARPPVTTLTGFFSICATDQFARTLLYADMPRYYTWNASSKSFQRRKQGTPLEGYENVFATDAIGRIYTVHPNNDECYYLRLLLVNVPGPTSFQQLRTVDGHLCATYREACQLLRLLENDSHWDDTLKDSVISSSPHQIRTLFAIIISTCFPSNPNDLWMKYRDDMSEDVLHRVRCETLNPTLEITAEIYNDTLIIIEDMCLLMANKVLSCLGLTAPNRAMQDALNHELQRELQYDTQAMTEAVRTTVPQLNEEQRIAYDRLTQAVNSGSGGIYFLDSPGGTGKTFLISLLLAKIRSQNEVALALASSGIAATLLEGGRTAHSALKLPLNMHINETPVCNIAKNSAMAKTLQVCKLIIWDECTMAHKRSLEALDRTLKDLRDNQNIFGGAMILLSGDFRQTLPVIPRSTVADEINACLKSSNLWRHVKTLQLTTNMRVFLQQDQTATVFSKQLLDIGNGKVAVDSSTGLMTFPTDFCHFTESKKELIQRVFPDIKQQYNNHDWLSERAILAAKNKDVDDLNATIQNFLPGELFTYKSVDTATNQDDVVNYPTEFLNSLDLPGLPPYNLKLKVGSVVIMLRNINQPRLCNGTRLVVKKLMNNIIEAKIIKGKYKGEDVLIPRIPMIPTDLPFDFKRLQFPVRLAFAMTINKSQGQSLQVCGINLEFPCFAHGQLYVACSRVGKPTSLFIYAPQKKKLKILSTRKHYIN, encoded by the exons atgctgccagtgccagatgcagatcataaatttttgcaaatttattttatgggcaatcaagatgtggaagttgatacacgttgtggtcataatccaaccgtcaagcgaatcattgtccaacaactgcaaacatttcttcacgagaataatgaattagtgaagatgttcaaaatggcactggatcggatgccatcagacagccataatattgtaataagagccgacaaaacacctgctggagagcatgcaaggaggtttaattcaccgacaatagatgaagtggctattgtcgttgttggagagaatttgcaatcaagagatattgtacttcatcgccggaacaatgaattgaaacgtgtatatgaaacgcatagagcttatgatgctttacaatacccattaattttctggcagggagaagatgggtaccattttaatatcaaaatggttaatccaacaacag gtgctgatacacacaaaaaagtcagtgccatgaattattatgcatacagactcatgatccgtgaaggtgaagtaaatcacattttgatgtgtcaacggctctttcatcagtatgcagtggacatgtacgtcaaaattgagactgaaagattgacatacatccgtcttaaccaacagcagcttcgatctgaagagtacattcatcttcgcgatgcaatcaatgctgacggcaatgtaaataatgtaggaagaatgacaattttaccggccacttacatcggaagcccgcgccacatgcacgagtacgctcaagatgcgatgtcttatgttcgaaagtatggccgtccagacctatttattacattcacctgtaacccacaatggattgaaataaaaaaagaactgctacacaaccaaacaccacttgataggcatgacatcacagccagagtttacaagcaaaaattaaaatctttaatgaatttcattacaaagcatcgtgtgtatggccaagtacgttgttggatgtactctgttgagtggcaaaagcgtggtttgccacatgctcatatattagtctggttggttgacaaaataaggccagaagaaattgattccattatttcagccgaaattcctgatgaaacggttgacccaaaattgcatacgatagtaactaaacacatgatacatggaccttgcggagttttcaacaacagctcaccctgtatgatcgacggcaagtgctccaaacggtacccgagaaacttgcttgctgaaaccatctcgggaatcgatggttacccattgtatcgtcggcgatcagttgaggacggtggacgatctgtagatgtcaagataaaaggacaagattttcatgtagacaatcgttggattgtgccgttctcgcccatattgtccaaaacttttgaagctcacatcaacgtggaattttgtaactctgtgaaatccataaagtacatatgtaaatatgttaacaaaggtagcgacatggccatgttcgcagtaacaaacacaaatgatgaagtgtctcactatcagatgggtcgctatgtaagcagcaatgaggctatttggcgcatattttcgtttgcaattcatgaaagacatcccactgtattgcatttggcagttcatttagaaaatggacaacgagtgtatttcaacccaaacaacgctgtggatagagcggcacgtccacctgtgaccacattgacaggtttcttctcaatttgtgcaactgatcaattcgctcgcactttgctgtatgctgatatgccgcgctactacacatggaacgcatcatcaaagtcttttcagcgtcgtaaacaaggaacaccacttgaaggatatgaaaatgtatttgccacagatgctataggccgtatatatacagtacatcctaataacgatgaatgttattatcttagattgttattggtgaatgttcctggtccgacatcttttcaacaattgcgaacagttgatggacatctgtgtgcgacttaccgtgaggcgtgtcaattattacggttgcttgaaaacgattcgcattgggatgatacgctcaaggattccgtgatatcttcatcgccgcatcaaattcgcacactgtttgcgattataatatcgacatgtttcccctcaaatccgaatgatttgtggatgaaatatagggatgacatgtctgaggatgtgttgcatcgcgtgcgttgtgaaactttgaatcctacattggaaattacggcagagatttacaatgacacattgatcataatagaagatatgtgtttgttgatggcaaataaagtattgtcgtgtttgggcctgacagcacccaatcgtgctatgcaagatgcattaaaccatgagttgcaaagagaactccagtacgatactcaagctatgaccgaagcagttcgcacaactgttccgcaattgaacgaagaacaaaggattgcgtacgatcgtttaacacaagctgtaaacagtgggtctggggggatttactttcttgattctcctgggggtactgggaaaacgttcctaatttcattgctattagcaaagatccgatcgcaaaatgaggtagccctagcgttggcttcatctggaatagcagcaactttattagaaggcggacgaactgcacattcagccttaaaattaccattaaacatgcatatcaacgaaacgccagtttgcaacattgccaaaaatagcgctatggcgaagactctccaagtatgcaaattgataatttgggacgaatgcacaatggcccacaagaggtcgctggaggcactagataggacgttaaaagatttacgtgataaccaaaacatttttggtggagctatgatactgttgtcaggtgattttcgtcagactcttccagtaattcctcgatcgactgttgctgacgaaataaacgcatgtctaaaatcatcaaatttgtggcggcacgtaaagacactacaattaactactaacatgcgagtgtttttgcaacaagatcaaactgcgactgtgttttcgaagcagttgctggatattggcaatggtaaggtcgcagttgacagctcgaccggattaatgacttttcccacagatttctgtcacttcacagaatcgaaaaaggagcttattcagcgtgtttttccggacattaaacaacaatataataaccacgattggctaagtgaacgagcaatattggcagcaaaaaacaaagatgtcgatgatctcaatgctaccattcagaatttccttccaggagagttgtttacgtacaaatcagttgacacggccacaaaccaggatgacgtagtcaactatcctacagaatttttaaattcattggacttgcctggactaccaccatataatttgaaattaaaagtagggtcagttgtcatcatgctgcgtaatattaatcaacctcgactttgcaatggaacgagattggttgtgaagaaactcatgaataacatcatcgaagctaaaataatcaaaggaaaatacaaaggagaggatgtcttaatcccacgaatacctatgattccaacggatttgccatttgattttaagaggttgcaatttcccgtgcgtctggcgtttgcgatgaccataaataaatcgcaaggccaatcgttgcaagtttgcggaataaacttagagtttccctgtttcgcacatggacaattatacgttgcgtgttcgcgtgtcggaaaaccaacatccttatttatttacgcaccgcaaaaaaaaaaactaaaaatattgtctaccagaaagcactatattaattaa